In the genome of Ictalurus punctatus breed USDA103 chromosome 3, Coco_2.0, whole genome shotgun sequence, the window CTACTTTAAAGTGATGTTGATTATTGAGGACTTGCTGCACAACTGTATTGCCAGTCACTGGCCATAATGGATCTGAATATACACAGTGTGATTACTAAATTAACTTCAATCAGAACATTAATGTACTTGTACATCCTATGACTAAATCAATGTTTAAGTTGATGTTCTAGCATTTACACCACTCTACACACCTGagcatattttattaatatacaaGCACATCTGAGAGCCAAGAGTTTTCATTTATAGCccttgtttttaaatttaatattatACACTTAGTATTCTTTTTTCCAGTACAATACTTCTCCATCCCCCAGTACAGTACTCTTTACCTCCCACCAACCAGCCtacctttatttttattcctctgaTCACATTTGAAGAATTGATGCATTAGATCAATTTTCAGCTAATGAGTTAACACACAGGTTCCCAACGCTGGTCCTGGACTATTCCCTGTCcagcatgtttatgttttccttgctccaagtcatccatgcTAACTCATCAAGGTCATCACCTGATTAATtggatcaggtgtgttgggAGCAGAGAAAACACTAATATGAGTAGGGCAGGGGGTAcaccaggaccagggttgggaacgtGAGTTAACAGATGTAGGAGACATTGACTAAAGTACTGGGATACAACCCTGATACAACcagtattaaaaatgtatcacACCTCCTCTGCACACATGTGGAACCGAATTGTTGTGGGCAACACACTTCCATACTCCCATCTGAGAGCACGGATTCGCAGGAGCCGGTCATAACTGCGGAAACAGGAGAGGTGGGTAAGAGGAAATCATGAGTTTGGATATACAGGATGTTAAGATAAATGACTTACAGGTAGGCTGCAGTACAGCGCTGGTTCCTCAACAAGCTGCAGTGACGAAACTTGATGGTTGGTATTAGTTCAGTTTTGCCCTCAGTCTTGGCTTCATTCCTTTCAATAAAAATTAAGAAGAGAAGCGACGTCAAACGCAAGACTGTGGTGCTATTTTAGATCATGAGAAACTGTTTATTGGAGAGCTATGAATAGTTGCTATAATATGAGAATATGGTTAAATTCTTACACATCACTTTGGTTTTGCTCGTATAAAGCTTTCATTTCTTCAAGCACTTGTCGAATGCCATCCTCCTGTTGAGACACGACTCTTGAGTTGATTAAGTGTGCATTGAGACAAGCTTAAACcacaatttatttcacaaggTGCGCTAATTTGGGTCAGTCCTAAAGACTTAATCGCATTCAATGTTACCAGTTTAACTTTGTGAATTCATCACTGTCCTGAACTGGATAGGGCTCTCCAGCTCACAGCACAGCTGCACATCAGAGCTGGTTACATGAGTTAAGAGAGCAGGTTTCCTCAACTGACTGAGTTGCACTTGCAAgaaccattgttcccaacgtcCAATcactcagtgcgtttacatagacaacaataatccaatattaacccgattaagacaatactctgtttaagaaactaccatgtaaacagcaattattgatgaccttaattcgactaaagtcatacttgaagtaaacccaaatcgaattaagacatgtggagtatttctgttttagtcgcgttatcatcgtgcattacagacatgtacacaccttaatcactgaaaagaaattctcttatattatgaactgcaattaagacaccttggatacggggaatactgggttatagtttctgtttgtgtgtctctgtgctatcaaatacctatgatgaatatatacatttaattacctctttgaataagctgatcaccTGCCATCTTTATTATAGTAGACTTATTTTGTAGTAGGAccctgtgtgctgtgtgttttgtctatctgtctggcacctgcaccagtagaaaccgtccacgcactgTTGTTATCAACGTGTATAAATACTTGTTTTACATGAATAAACTGGAATGTCTCTGTGAGCAtgaatgtgtcagtgtgtgttcatcttATACTCCCCAGATCGATCTGAAACGCTCTGAGGAAAGCCACACTTTctaagcacagaactaaaacttaatagaagtaattgtaAAACAGGCTGAAAAGGCTGACGGAGATCTGAAGACATAAtgtgagattcctgagatacttggaaatttaacaatcacactattaatgttgTGCGGGATTTTttaccgcattttgcgacaggacacatacacacacggcagtgctcaaccgtttgacgacAAACAAGAAaacacggctgcgtccgaaaccaagttaagtatgtggtttcggacgcagcccacggctacaagcagtcgtctattttcACGTCTAGCATgagaaataattaactgcactttaagcttttcagaaattaaaaataaaaacacccaaaactatatatggtaccataacgaagacgaactgtatgtcgatacgtgaaattctggaggtaATGTTGGATGGCGTgtggacgtaatgacgtgtgccgttaattgatctatgttctataacatgtaaaacaggaacatgaaaggaatattctaaaagcgactcatgtaaataccttaatcacaatactgtcttattcagaataaggtaaataattagattattgctgtccatgtaaacatagtcactgatTAACACTGTTTGTCCCACAGTTGTTTGAGTCAAGAAACGTTTGTCACAAAATTTTGAGCTTATAGATACCCATGACTGGgtagtcagtccctccaggatattgcgatcacagaaattaacgcaaaatcaagcaaatgccttaatattcagaggagctggCAATTATTCATACAaaaagacacatcatgtgacgtcatcactcacattcagccaaagccttcttTGATTTGTGTCGAACACGAATACAGCTGTCATTTACCAACAATCACTGCAATTTTGCTAATTTAAGTAGTTTTCTACAAAACGACTCAGCAAATTGTAGGGGggaaaagctgcagcaaaatcaagattttttttaacagcatcaATCACAAAGAAACTCCATACAGAGTTTCATAAAGTGACGATCATGATGAttcaataaatatgtaaattagtGTGTGGCTTCAGGCAGATTGAATGCAGTAGCTACTTTCCACTGAAATGCCCCTAAATTGCATTAACATTAGACCAAGGCCCCCCAAGGCTTGTGTGGACTGTTAGCTACGAGTGAGAAATGGTTAGAAGTTTTTGGTTGCGATGAGTCCTTAAGCTAGAGCTGCACAATTTCTGCAGTTACATGGTGAAATGTAATGTGCTAGGGCAAAACTTGAAAAACAAACGTTGTAGCTGCATTAGTAGTTGATAAGTCCGTATTTAGTTAACATGTGCTCAGTCGTGCCTGCTAAGCCAGCGGTGATGTTAGGAAgctaaaggttaaataataacagCGAGGTACATACGTTAAAAGCAGGTAACTGGCCATCACTCATCCGGTGAAGTTCCCTTACAAGTTCAACTGCCTTTTCGCAAAACATTATTAAGCAGCTCTTTGCCGAATTTATCCActaaaaaacaagcaaataaatatgttctctgaTGTGCTGTTATGTTTTCTTGTTATAAAACCTCGTATTAGTACACGTACAGCGAGCGCACGACAAGAGCCAGTTTTCGCGGCAGAATGTGTTGTTTGCACCACGTGACCGTAGAAGTACGGAAAGCCTAGAGGGATAAAGCAAACACAGCTGACCGCAGACCTGTTTCACCAAGCGAGCTGAACAAACTCAGAGTTGCAGAGTAAGTTTTGAGttaacaaaaccaaacaaatccaaCCCGGGTGATTTAAGGTTAACAGATTTCATAACATTGGTTATCAACTTTCTTAGTCAACCCGGATTTAACATTGGATCAAGGTTTACTCAGCGTGCACACAAAAGCCATATCGTTTgcagcaaacagccaatagGGTGAGCTTCTTctactttttgttttaatggcaaaccactaaaggtgcattaccgccacctactggactggagtgtgggcagtagattcgcaggaaaaaaataaaaaaaataaaaaaataactactactactaataataatacataaataaaagaaaataaagagataaataacgatatactagatattcctactagattactaaagtctcccacttatcccagtatttttTAGATAGTCTATCAGGGGTTGgtgcattttcccagatgttttccccagaaagttcactagtgtcatgttttgttttccaatctgcatctctagctcagttctttcctcctcataccttttgcagactaacagaatgtgtttcaCCGTCTCTTGTGTACtacagtgtgtgcagagtccacTGGAGTGTTTTCCTATTCTGTTTAATGCTAGATTTAAGCCAGCATGACCTATTCTAAGACGCAtaattatcatctcttcctttgggtttctgccctgcctcacactcatgcctacttgtttttgtataGTATATAGGTGTCGTCCGGTGTCAGCTGTGTCCCAGTATTCCTGCCATATTTTATGCGCGTGTCCCTTATAATGGTTTTGATCTCTGCTCTACTTAATGGTACTTgtatatcaactgtttcatgttttatcgatctttttgccagtacatCCACAATGTCATTCCCTTCTATCCCTACATGTGCAGGAACCCAGAAGAAGGAAACACTCAGCCCCTTAGCATGAAGTATGAGAAGCAGATAAAGTATTTGGTAAACAATGTCTTGTCTGCAtgatgttttcccagactgtatGCTTGATAGTGCTGATAGACTGTCAGAAGCTATAGCGACATCTTggctctgatgattttttttcaaccaCTGCAAGTGCCAAAGGACTCCTAATAATTCTACAGTGTACACTGATAAATGATCAGTCTCCCTTTTTTTGACTGTTACTTCATACCGGGGAATGAAAAAAGCTGCACCAGTGTGGCCTGTCTCAGGCTGTTTTGACCCATCTGTATATATGAGTAACTTATCCTGATATTGGTCCATATAGTTTTGAGTTATTATCCCTTGTGGTGCTATTTTAGaattctcttttaatatttgttgtaatcttgtatCTGCAGATGGTTTTATGAATCTCAATGGTGGTACAATTGATATCGTCACAATGGGGTTTACTTATAGCTGACTGAGACCTGCATTTTGTGCCTTTGCATTTCCTAACCATCCAAAGCTATTAAGGTTAGTCCTATAAAACTCTGAGCATTCTTGTAAGATGGCTTTCGTGGGGTGCACCCTGCTATGCCCTTTTAGATTTACCCAATATGCCAGCATGATCTTAACCCTCCTGATGTACAACGGCATCTCTCCTGTCTCAACCTGTAATGCAGTCATTGGTGATGATTTAAATGCACTAGAACATATCCGGAGTGCTTGTGCCTGTTCCACAtcaagctttttaagatttgaTTGTGATACCGACATATATGCTAGGCAGCCATAATCAAAGGCGGCCCTCATAAGAGCCTGATTTGTATTTATGAGCGATACCCTACTTGCTCCCCAGTCTCACTCTGACAGACATCTCAGGGCATTATTAAtctgtttacatttgtttttaattttatcaatATGTGGACCCCAGGTCAGCTTCTCATCAAAAAGCATTCCTAATAAGCCTTGACCTGTTCAAGATCTAGCCCATATAATTTAAGTGGTACAATTTTATGATGTTTAGAGAAACATATACCttgtgattttgaaattgatagttTAAATCCCCATTCATTTGCCCACTGTTCTACTTTCCCTATTGTAtgttacattttctttcttaaatattctatatttcGATCCTAACCCAGAGTGCCCCATCATCCGCATAAAGCGACTTTCCTATATTTTCTCCAACCTGATCAAATATGTCATTAATCATAATATCAAACAGTATTGGGCTACATACACTGCCTTGTGGGGTACCATTTTCCACTGCAtacctaaatcctgactgatacggtGAAAGGAGCACTTTACTTTCTATATAGTGATCTAATCTATCTGTTACCATCCTCTCCATAGTTTTGCCTAACTGTGACTTTAATGCTATGGGTCTATAGTTTTCTGGATCTTTGACGGGTCTTTTCCAGGTTTGAGTATTGGAACTATAACTGCCTGTTTCCATGTTAGTGGAATCTTTCCTGTATTCCATACCATATTGAACAGTCTGCCAATAGGGTgatgcagggatgacgtcattttgtccAGGAACCCGGAAATAGGCATCACaatggttccctcgacaaaataCCCAGAAGGATTTtcccattggcttttggattatcacaaaaaataagctctgtgacctacaaaagtttacaatactaacacgttttcTCTAttaagataattttcacaaattaacacACTTTAACAAAGTtaacaacttttatgaagtttgaagcctaaatacaatcgccagaaataaaaatctaacCGTACTCTATAAgagaactacaccacggtcgctcgacttcaacgtcacgatcaccaagcttccgacaacttttccaaactttatttaaaaacattttccataattcagatttactctgtggatgaatcttaaTCCACATTTTTTGGAAACTGTGCACAGCAttcctgaaccagtttatctctaaagtttttttcctgtttggcgtgatgatgtttaacttccccgacaacctctgtagtcacATTTAGCAACTTATTAGTGACCGCGTTTTTcaatacacgtaaaagctttttgAGTGGCAACACATACAGTTTGTGGTTCTGGAAGAGGATGTCAGGATGTCAGACttaattttgattttttttacacaacgGTCCTATTCTAACAGTAGTCCATTACATTGAAAGCTGTGGCATCTTAAATAAGAATTTTCGTTGATGGAGcaaaaataaccaaaatattAGCCATGTTGTGTCTGAAATTTCAGTTACTCCATagtaatttcttgtttatagcaCTGTTGAATAAAATCAATATCACATTCACAGTCAGCCATGAAAACAGCCTTGGTGGTATTCGATACAACATCACACTTGCTTGTGCAACATTGCTTAATTGAAAAGCAAAAATTCTAACCCatcatatcattttaaaaatccttaaataaaagcttttgtaAGTGTTGCACAATGTTGTCCAGAGGAATGTTCTTTATTAAGTCTGCTATACTGCACattcacttctttttttctccattgTTAAAGTCAAATCAAGTAGATATTTAATGTAGGGTTTTCACAATAACATAAACATATCTTGTGATATTATACCAAGCTGAAGTATCATTGTACCAAGTAATATCATGATACCatgcaatattgtgttaattcataattcaaatctacaaaatgaatgaaacttccagaaatacatagatatgaatgaaaacagactaactgaattttcctctgaatactttattattgagaattaaatataattttgagAATTTTGGAAAAACTAAAGAATAATCATATGTACAATTGGCAAGCAGCTAATTCAATGTGCCATATAGTTCATCTATTATTCCCTAGAActatgaaatcatgcaaatttAAATTGTCTTCAGAGTACTAAGATTGACAcatcattaggaataaataactgaatttggaaatgatCTCATCATAAAATTGATGATGATTGATTACAAAATCATAAAATTGGGAACATTAGCTTGcttactatcaaacacggctaattttattacacacagAAGTTCGCATAACGTTAGCCTGCTTACTCACAAACACaactaattttagtatttacacacagcagttagcaCAGTGTTAGCTCACTAGCAAAtatggctaattttattatatacactcagcagttagcataacgttagcttgcTTATtagcaaacatggctaatttgagtatttacacagtaaacgGTTAGCTTAGTCTAAGCTTGCTTACTAGtaaacaggaaatctttaaagcttaaggtaaagaatttaggttaaatgaaTGTCATtaacctttgtgtattctgcaaaagcagtgagatgttttgttttatcgaaaaatagtattaactgcCGCACATACAACATTACTTACAGTACTACTATATTGATGATGCTACTGTTTGAAAAATACAGTGGCACTGTGGCATTTTGAAGCTTTGATATTGCAATACTATCATAGTACCGGTATACCAGGCAAGCCTACTTTATTGTCATCACAGCCATATTATCCAGTACACAGTGACATGAAATAACATTTCTCTCTGACTTGAGGTGCAAGATGCATGTATAGTATGTATAGTAGGCTGACAGGACATAAAAATGATGATAAAATTATGATGATGAAATAAGCTAGCACAGGAGTGGAGCTTCAAAtcttacaaaacattttatatatatatatatatatatatatatatatatatatatatatatatatatatatatgtatatgtatatatatacatatatatatatatgtatatgtgtgtatatatatatgtatgtatatatgtgtgtatatatatatgtatatatgtatgtgtgtgtgtgtgtgtgtgtgtatatatatatatatatatatatatatatatatatatatatatatatatatatatgtgtgtgtgtgtgtgtgtgtgtgtgtgtgtatattatatatatatatatatataatgtatgtattagtgcagtaaacaaaatgtaaagatttggggtttttttatttaatttttaaataaactaaaaagtTCAACAGATACAATATAAATGGCTGGTAACAaagaaaaagcaataaaaataaatatctgtaaTGAAGACTTAAGTGAAAATTAAATATCACACACATTAATTTAtccattcagtcagtcagtcaatcaatcatttattcatcttcaagAAACACTTTATCCTGGACAGTATTGTGATGtagctggagcctatcctgggaacaatGGGCACAGAGTGGGAAAATAACATGAACGGTCAATCAGAGGGCATGAAGCACATCTATAGTTAACACATCATTCACACCTGTAGATAATTTAGCTTAGCCAACCCACCCATGTGCATATTTTTGGGAGGAGTGAAGAAACCTGGAGCAAACCCACATGGATACAGGGAAAACATGTAAAATTCTAAACGTTTGGGCTCAGGATGGaaccggggaccctggagctgtgaggcaccaATGCTACCcacttttattctttaaattcCTTACTTAAATAGGCATAGCTCCTAATTCCAAGTTAAGAAAACCACTGGATTTCCAATAATCATTTCggctttatttaaaattatttttacacttgtattgaaaacaaaacaaacaaataaataaatttgtatcAGAAAATGTAACAAAGTATACTTCATTTCTAACATTAAACATAAGAATTTGAAATGCAATCTAAATATAACCACAATAAACATCTAATTAAACTAGGAGCTAGTCATGTTTTGATGGAATTTTGTAAATGGAGTTTGTTAGCTGAGACCATTAATAGATGTCAAAATGTGTTAGTGACTTCTTTGCTCTTAGAAACATTCTGCCACAAGAATTGCAAAATCAGTTTTAAATATGCCTTCAACCATATCCacactgatatactgtatattgccaACTGATTGATgcaacatttattaaataatatcatTAATTGCTATACTGGGGCTGAATTTGAACACTATTTAATGTACACTATTGTATGTGTGAGTGCAGACCACATCCTCAACAAAATGACATGAAGAGTAATTGTGGAACTAATTTGAAAAAAGCTGGGGACACTCAGAATGCTGAGAAATTGTGCTGGAGTCTGCTCTTGGATAGGAGTTGTTGAATAGTAAGGAGGAGGTGGGGACATTGTGGGTACCAGAACTTTGTCACTGGTGGCGAAAGAGTGAGATTTTGATTTTGTTAACTAGGAAAATAATGCAATGAGACACCAGAccatcacaaggcaccatgcacagacattcacacactccaaTACACCAAtaggcaatttagagtcaccaatccacctacctgcaCATACCTGGCGGTTGGAGGAAattggagaacctggagcaaaCCTAggttacagacagtaacccgagctcaggatttaAATGTGAACCCTGGAACTTAGAGGTAGCAATG includes:
- the LOC128632728 gene encoding DNA replication complex GINS protein PSF1 isoform X2, whose translation is MTAVFVFDTNQRRLWLNEDGIRQVLEEMKALYEQNQSDVNEAKTEGKTELIPTIKFRHCSLLRNQRCTAAYLYDRLLRIRALRWEYGSVLPTTIRFHMCAEELEWFNQYKKSLATYMRSLGGEEGLDITQDMKPPKSLYIEVRCLKDHGEFEIDDGTVILLKKNSQHFLPRWKCEQLIRQGVLEHVIS
- the LOC128632728 gene encoding DNA replication complex GINS protein PSF1 isoform X1 — translated: MFCEKAVELVRELHRMSDGQLPAFNEDGIRQVLEEMKALYEQNQSDVNEAKTEGKTELIPTIKFRHCSLLRNQRCTAAYLYDRLLRIRALRWEYGSVLPTTIRFHMCAEELEWFNQYKKSLATYMRSLGGEEGLDITQDMKPPKSLYIEVRCLKDHGEFEIDDGTVILLKKNSQHFLPRWKCEQLIRQGVLEHVIS